A section of the Falco biarmicus isolate bFalBia1 chromosome 3, bFalBia1.pri, whole genome shotgun sequence genome encodes:
- the S100PBP gene encoding S100P-binding protein isoform X2, producing MDDQSPQASGLCLCHESTPTVCDTVPRAKRLLDSAEQVQVMQSAKKACVLSHHCSIPDPSEKLLLSSPGSVGFQGSPHFLDDAGHDDLVASPASQYNDVVISLDTTRCFDDSEPDDSLLEPSDGEEGNSPFSYTEEEIQEILADDCMESERYLTRRSTLSQNVNGETEKGESSSCTGASVISEDAKVTSEIAEEPDAPLPRECSPVTSECHPRLVNENTTLDENHLQSLQVTRMLSDLDIQELLSLSPFDADCVDQSLEANYWEEVEKEFSEAIISDCLEYDKAATSCVLEELEGLVSNGRQSLGVDCQGETPFTSRDVSKSRNESNFCGDRVERCVPSSDLACGQSTADESSAPVLPRCPTPSSGSRNQELSKAAKICFSRKLDTPEDDQGESTEPEQPSNTIKFSDTAVGQIGQEETIGGKKPGEVIPVPQEEEESNYPRSNRKPTQRFSFTHG from the exons ATGGATGACCAGTCCCCTCAGGCCTCTGGGCTTTGCCTTTGTCACGAATCTACACCTACTGTTTGTGATACTGTTCCCAGGGCCAAAAGGCTGTTGGATTCCGCAGAGCAGGTTCAGGTCATGCAGTCAGCTAAGAAAGCTTGTGTGTTGAGTCACCACTGTAGCATTCCAGATCCCTCAGAGAaactgctgctctcctccccaGGTTCTGTGGGCTTTCAAGGGTCCCCTCATTTTCTGGATGATGCTGGCCATGATGACCTTGTTGCCAGTCCTGCATCACAATACAACGATGTAGTAATTTCTCTAGATACAACCAGATGTTTTGATGATAGTGAGCCAGATGACTCCTTGTTGGAACCGTCAGACGGTGAAGAAGGGAATTCTCCTTTCAGTTACACTGAGGAAGAGATCCAGGAAATCTTGGCAGATGATTGCATGGAGTCTGAGCGGTACCTAACTAGAAGGAGCACTCTGAGCCAAAATGTAAATGGAGAGACTGAAAAGGGCGAGAGCAGCAGCTGTACTGGGGCATCAGTTATCAGTGAAGATGCAAAGGTAACCTCAGAGATCGCAGAGGAACCAGATGCACCTCTGCCCAGAGAGTGTTCTCCAGTCACTTCTGAGTGTCATCCTAGACTTGTGAATGAAAACACTACTTTGGATGAGAACCATCTGCAGTCGCTCCAAGTAACTCGCATGCTGTCTGACCTTGACATTCAGGAGCTTCTGAGTCTTAGCCCATTTGATGCTGACTGTGTAGATCAGTCTCTGGAGGCCAATTATTGGGAGGAAGttgaaaaagaattttcagaaGCAATCATAAGCGATTGCCTGGAGTATGATAAAGCTGCTACTAGCTGTGTTCTCGAAGAGTTGGAGGGGCTGGTGTCTAATGGCCGGCAAAGCCTGGGTGTGGATTGCCAGGGAGAGACTCCCTTTACGAGCAGGGATGTGTCTAAGAGCAGGAATGAGTCTAATTTCTGTGGTGATCGTGTGGAAAGATGTGTGCCCTCTTCTGACCTTGCCTGTGGCCAGAGTACAGCTGATGAGAGTTCAGCACCTGTGTTGCCAAGGTGTCCCACACCATCTTCTGGGTCCAGAAACCAAGAACtttccaaagcagcaaagaTCTGTTTTTCAAGGAAATTGGACACTCCAGAGGATGATCAAGGGGAGTCTACAGAACCTGAACAGCCATCAAACACCATTAAA TTCAGTGATACAGCTGTAGGCCAGATTGGGCAGGAAGAGACAATCGGTGGGAAGAAACCTGGTGAAGTTATTCCTGTGccacaggaggaggaagaaag CAATTACCCAAGGTCCAACAGGAAACCTACCCAAAGGTTCAGCTTTACACATGGGTGA
- the S100PBP gene encoding S100P-binding protein isoform X1 has protein sequence MDDQSPQASGLCLCHESTPTVCDTVPRAKRLLDSAEQVQVMQSAKKACVLSHHCSIPDPSEKLLLSSPGSVGFQGSPHFLDDAGHDDLVASPASQYNDVVISLDTTRCFDDSEPDDSLLEPSDGEEGNSPFSYTEEEIQEILADDCMESERYLTRRSTLSQNVNGETEKGESSSCTGASVISEDAKVTSEIAEEPDAPLPRECSPVTSECHPRLVNENTTLDENHLQSLQVTRMLSDLDIQELLSLSPFDADCVDQSLEANYWEEVEKEFSEAIISDCLEYDKAATSCVLEELEGLVSNGRQSLGVDCQGETPFTSRDVSKSRNESNFCGDRVERCVPSSDLACGQSTADESSAPVLPRCPTPSSGSRNQELSKAAKICFSRKLDTPEDDQGESTEPEQPSNTIKFSDTAVGQIGQEETIGGKKPGEVIPVPQEEEERDPSSDESQPCITPTHSGPFWQEQVRTASAQQGGMCDEDYP, from the exons ATGGATGACCAGTCCCCTCAGGCCTCTGGGCTTTGCCTTTGTCACGAATCTACACCTACTGTTTGTGATACTGTTCCCAGGGCCAAAAGGCTGTTGGATTCCGCAGAGCAGGTTCAGGTCATGCAGTCAGCTAAGAAAGCTTGTGTGTTGAGTCACCACTGTAGCATTCCAGATCCCTCAGAGAaactgctgctctcctccccaGGTTCTGTGGGCTTTCAAGGGTCCCCTCATTTTCTGGATGATGCTGGCCATGATGACCTTGTTGCCAGTCCTGCATCACAATACAACGATGTAGTAATTTCTCTAGATACAACCAGATGTTTTGATGATAGTGAGCCAGATGACTCCTTGTTGGAACCGTCAGACGGTGAAGAAGGGAATTCTCCTTTCAGTTACACTGAGGAAGAGATCCAGGAAATCTTGGCAGATGATTGCATGGAGTCTGAGCGGTACCTAACTAGAAGGAGCACTCTGAGCCAAAATGTAAATGGAGAGACTGAAAAGGGCGAGAGCAGCAGCTGTACTGGGGCATCAGTTATCAGTGAAGATGCAAAGGTAACCTCAGAGATCGCAGAGGAACCAGATGCACCTCTGCCCAGAGAGTGTTCTCCAGTCACTTCTGAGTGTCATCCTAGACTTGTGAATGAAAACACTACTTTGGATGAGAACCATCTGCAGTCGCTCCAAGTAACTCGCATGCTGTCTGACCTTGACATTCAGGAGCTTCTGAGTCTTAGCCCATTTGATGCTGACTGTGTAGATCAGTCTCTGGAGGCCAATTATTGGGAGGAAGttgaaaaagaattttcagaaGCAATCATAAGCGATTGCCTGGAGTATGATAAAGCTGCTACTAGCTGTGTTCTCGAAGAGTTGGAGGGGCTGGTGTCTAATGGCCGGCAAAGCCTGGGTGTGGATTGCCAGGGAGAGACTCCCTTTACGAGCAGGGATGTGTCTAAGAGCAGGAATGAGTCTAATTTCTGTGGTGATCGTGTGGAAAGATGTGTGCCCTCTTCTGACCTTGCCTGTGGCCAGAGTACAGCTGATGAGAGTTCAGCACCTGTGTTGCCAAGGTGTCCCACACCATCTTCTGGGTCCAGAAACCAAGAACtttccaaagcagcaaagaTCTGTTTTTCAAGGAAATTGGACACTCCAGAGGATGATCAAGGGGAGTCTACAGAACCTGAACAGCCATCAAACACCATTAAA TTCAGTGATACAGCTGTAGGCCAGATTGGGCAGGAAGAGACAATCGGTGGGAAGAAACCTGGTGAAGTTATTCCTGTGccacaggaggaggaagaaag
- the YARS1 gene encoding LOW QUALITY PROTEIN: tyrosine--tRNA ligase, cytoplasmic (The sequence of the model RefSeq protein was modified relative to this genomic sequence to represent the inferred CDS: deleted 1 base in 1 codon), which yields MQPGEDAAMEAAPGPQEKYHLITRNLQEVLGEDKLMAILKERELKIYWGTATTGKPHVAYFVPMSKIADFLKAGCEVTILFADLHAYLDNMKAPWELLELRTRYYENVIKAMLESIGVPLEKLKFVRGTDYQLSKEYTLDVYRLSSVVTQHDAKKAGAEVVKQVEHPLLSGLLYPGLQALDEEYLKVDAQFGGVDQRKIFTFAEKYLPSLGYAKRVHLMNPMVPGLTGSKMSSSEEDSKIDLLDRKEDVKKKLKKAFCEPGNVENNGVLSFIKHVLFPLKSEFVVLREEKWGGNKTYTAYEALEKDFAEQVVHPGDLKNSVEVALNKLLDPIREKFNSPELKQLTNAAYPNPSKAKPAEKGTKNSEPENVVPSRLDIRVGKVISVEKHPDADSLYVEKIDVGEPEPRTVVSGLVQFVPKEQLQDRLVVLLCNLKPQKMRGVESQGMVLCASSMGEPRQVEPLDPPAGAAPGERVYVEGYEGGEPDDELKPKKKVFEKLQADFRVSEDCVAQWKERNFLTKLGRVSCKSLKGGSIS from the exons ATGCAACCGGGGGAAG ACGCCGCTATGGAGGCCGCGCCCGGCCCGCAGGAGAAGTATCACCTCATCACACGGAACCTGCAG gaggtgctgggggaggaTAAGCTTATGGCCATCCTGAAGGAGCGAGAGTTGAAGATCTACTGGGGGACCGCCACCACGGGCAAGCCGCATGTGGCCTACTTCGTGCCCATGTCCAAGATCGCAGACTTCCTGAAGGCCGGGTGTGAG GTGACAATACTCTTTGCTGATCTCCACGCTTACCTAGACAACATGAAGGccccctgggagctgctggagttGCGCACCCGCTATTATGAGAACGTGATCAAAGCCATGCTGGAGAGCATTGGGGTGCCCCTGGAAAAGCTGAAGTTTGTCCGAGGCACTGACTACCAGCTCAGCAA GGAGTACACGCTGGACGTGTACCGCCTCTCCTCTGTGGTGACACAGCACGATGCAAAGAAGGCGGGAGCGGAGGTGGTGAAGCAGGTGGAGCACCCCTTGCTGAGCGGTTTGCTCTACCCAGGCCTGCAG gccctggatgaggagTACCTCAAGGTCGATGCACAGTTTGGAGGAGTTGATCAGAGGAAGATATTCACCTTTGCAGAGAAG TACCTTCCTTCCTTGGGCTATGCCAAGCGCGTCCACTTAATGAACCCAATGGTTCCTGGTCTGACAGGCAGCAAAATGAGCTCATCAGAAGAG GACTCAAAGATTGATCTTCTGGATCGCAAGGAGGATGTGAAGAAGAAGTTGAAGAAGGCTTTCTGTGAACCAGGGAACGTGGAGAACAACGGTGTCCTCTCCTTCATCAAGCACGTCCTCTTTCCCCTCAAATCAG AGTTTGTCGTTCTACGAGAGGAAAAATGGGGAGGAAACAAAACCTACACAGCCTATGAGGCCCTGGAGAAAGACTTTGCTGAGCAG GTCGTCCATCCCGGAGACCTGAAGAACTCGGTGGAAGTGGCCCTGAACAAACTACTTGACCCCATCAGAGAGAAATTCAACAGCCCGGAACTGAAGCAGCTGACCAATGCAGCGTATCCCAACCCATCCAAAGCCA AGCCTGCAGAGAAGGGCACCAAGAACTCTGAGCCAGAGAACGTGGTCCCATCCCGGCTGGACATCCGTGTCGGCAAAGTGATCAGTGTGGAAAAG CACCCAGATGCCGACAGCCTGTACGTGGAGAAGATCGACGTGGGCGAGCCTGAGCCCCGCACTGTGGTCAGCGGCCTGGTGCAGTTCGTCCccaaggagcagctgcaggacaggctggtggtgctgctttGCAACCTCAAGCCCCAGAAGATGAGGGGTGTGGAGTCGCAGGGCATGGTGCTGTGCGCCTCCAG CATGGGGGAGCCGCGGCAGGTGGAGCCCCTGGACCCGCCGGCC GGTGCTGCGCCGGGGGAGCGCGTCTACGTGGAGGGCTATGAGGGCGGGGAGCCCGACGACGAGCTCAAGCCGAAGAAGAAGGTTTTTGAGAAGCTGCAG gccGACTTCCGCGTCTCCGAGGACTGTGTCGCCCAGTGGAAGGAGAGAAACTTCCTGACCAAGCTGGGGAGAGTCTCCTGTAAAAGCCTGAAGGGTGGGAGCATCAGCTAA